The Mycobacterium paragordonae genome includes a region encoding these proteins:
- a CDS encoding GNAT family N-acetyltransferase has protein sequence MNLLRSNSRHPGWPMSVGPLRVAAGVIRLRPVRMRDGAQWSRIRLADRARLEPWEPSTDGEWSVRHSVAAWPAVCSGLRAEARKGRMLPYAIELDGQFCGQLTIGNVTHGALRSAWIGYWVSSEHTGGGVATAAVALGLDHCFGPVMLHRVEATVRPENAASRAVLAKNGFREEGLLRRYLEVDRGWRDHLLVAITVEEVYGSVASTLVRAGRASWA, from the coding sequence GTGAACCTGTTGCGATCGAATTCCCGCCATCCCGGCTGGCCGATGAGCGTCGGACCGCTGCGGGTGGCGGCCGGGGTGATCCGGTTGCGGCCGGTGCGGATGCGCGACGGCGCGCAGTGGAGCCGGATCCGGCTGGCCGACCGCGCGAGGCTGGAGCCGTGGGAGCCCAGCACCGACGGCGAATGGTCGGTGCGTCACTCGGTGGCCGCGTGGCCGGCGGTGTGCTCGGGGCTGCGTGCCGAGGCGCGCAAGGGGCGGATGCTGCCCTATGCGATCGAACTCGACGGTCAGTTCTGTGGACAGCTCACCATCGGCAATGTCACGCACGGGGCGTTGCGGTCGGCGTGGATCGGTTACTGGGTGTCCAGCGAGCACACCGGCGGCGGGGTGGCCACCGCGGCTGTGGCCCTGGGGCTCGACCACTGCTTCGGCCCGGTGATGCTGCACCGGGTGGAGGCCACCGTCCGGCCGGAGAACGCCGCCAGCCGGGCCGTGTTGGCTAAGAACGGCTTTCGCGAGGAGGGCCTGCTGCGGCGCTACCTCGAGGTCGATCGCGGGTGGCGCGACCACCTGCTGGTGGCGATCACCGTCGAAGAGGTCTACGGATCGGTGGCCTCGACGCTGGTTCGCGCGGGCCGCGCCAGCTGGGCGTAG
- the glp gene encoding gephyrin-like molybdotransferase Glp: MRSVEEQQARISAAAVAPRPIKVAIAEAQGLLCAEEVVTERPLPGFDQAAIDGYAVRSVDVLGVGDSGPLEAVGDDGVAEAREVVTLPVMGTIEAGARTPSRLQPRQAARVQTGAPLPTLADAVLPLRWTDGGMNRVRVLRGAPSGAYVRRAGDDVQPGDVAVRSGTIIGPAQVGLLAAVGRERVLVHPRPRVSVMAVGGELVDISRSPGNGQVYDVNSYALAAAARDAGAEVNRVGIVSNNPKELGEIVEGQLNRAEVLVIAGGVGGAAAEAVRSVLSELGDMEVVRVAMHPGSVQGFGQLGRDGVPTFLLPANPVSALVVFEVMVRPLIRLSLGKRHPMRRIVQARTLSPITSVSGRKGFLRGQLMRDQESGEYLVQALGGAPGASSHLLATLAEANCLVVVPSGAEQIRTGEIVDVAFLAQHG; this comes from the coding sequence GTGCGTTCTGTGGAGGAGCAACAGGCACGGATCTCGGCGGCAGCGGTGGCCCCCAGGCCGATCAAGGTTGCGATCGCCGAAGCCCAGGGGTTGCTGTGCGCCGAAGAGGTGGTGACCGAGCGCCCGCTTCCCGGTTTCGACCAGGCCGCCATCGACGGCTACGCGGTGCGCAGCGTCGACGTATTGGGAGTCGGGGATTCCGGGCCTCTGGAAGCCGTTGGCGATGACGGCGTGGCCGAAGCCCGCGAGGTCGTCACCTTGCCGGTGATGGGGACCATCGAGGCCGGTGCACGCACCCCGAGCCGGTTGCAGCCGCGCCAGGCCGCGCGCGTGCAGACCGGGGCGCCGCTGCCGACCCTCGCCGACGCCGTGCTGCCGCTGCGCTGGACCGACGGCGGGATGAACCGGGTCCGGGTGCTGCGCGGGGCGCCGTCGGGCGCTTACGTGCGGCGCGCCGGTGACGACGTGCAGCCCGGGGACGTGGCGGTGCGCTCCGGGACGATCATCGGACCCGCCCAGGTGGGCCTGTTGGCGGCGGTCGGCCGCGAACGCGTGCTGGTGCATCCGCGCCCGCGGGTGTCGGTGATGGCGGTCGGCGGCGAACTGGTCGACATCTCCCGCAGCCCGGGCAACGGGCAGGTCTACGACGTCAACTCCTACGCCCTGGCAGCGGCGGCCCGCGATGCCGGTGCCGAGGTCAATCGCGTCGGGATCGTCAGCAACAACCCGAAAGAACTGGGCGAGATCGTCGAGGGCCAGCTGAACCGGGCCGAGGTGCTGGTGATCGCCGGCGGAGTGGGCGGCGCGGCGGCGGAGGCGGTGCGTTCGGTGCTGTCCGAACTCGGCGACATGGAGGTCGTGCGGGTGGCGATGCACCCGGGTTCGGTGCAGGGCTTCGGGCAGCTCGGCCGCGACGGGGTGCCGACGTTTCTGTTGCCGGCCAACCCGGTCAGCGCCTTGGTCGTCTTCGAGGTGATGGTGCGGCCGCTGATTCGCTTGTCCCTGGGCAAGCGGCATCCGATGCGTCGCATCGTGCAGGCCCGCACCCTGTCACCGATCACGTCGGTGAGTGGGCGCAAAGGTTTTCTGCGCGGCCAGTTGATGCGCGACCAGGAGAGCGGCGAGTACCTGGTCCAGGCGCTGGGCGGGGCGCCCGGCGCGTCGTCGCACTTGCTGGCGACGCTGGCCGAGGCGAACTGCCTGGTCGTGGTGCCCAGCGGGGCCGAGCAGATTCGTACCGGCGAAATCGTCGACGTCGCCTTTCTGGCCCAGCACGGCTGA
- a CDS encoding UTP--glucose-1-phosphate uridylyltransferase: MSRPEIPIPFTAIVPAAGLGTRFLPATKTVPKELLPVVDTPGIELVAAEAADAGAERLVIITSEGKDGVVAHFVEDLVLEGTLEARGKKAMLAKVRRAPALIKVESVVQAEPLGLGHAISCVEPTLAPDEDAVMVLLPDDLVLPTGVLETMAQVRAEHGGTVLCAIEVTPEEISAYGVFDVEAIPGGGNQDVLRVKGMVEKPRSQDAPSLFAAAGRYVLDRAIFDALRRIDRGAGGEVQLTDAIALLISEGHPVHVVVHRGSRHDLGNPGGYLKAAVDFALDRDDYGPELRRWLVARLGLTEQ, translated from the coding sequence ATGTCACGCCCAGAGATCCCGATTCCGTTCACGGCGATCGTCCCCGCCGCCGGTTTGGGGACGCGCTTTCTTCCCGCGACCAAAACCGTGCCGAAGGAGTTGCTGCCCGTCGTCGACACCCCCGGTATCGAACTGGTCGCCGCCGAAGCCGCCGACGCCGGCGCCGAGCGTCTGGTGATCATCACCTCCGAGGGCAAGGACGGCGTCGTCGCGCATTTCGTCGAGGACCTGGTGCTCGAGGGAACCCTGGAGGCCCGTGGCAAGAAGGCCATGCTGGCCAAGGTCCGTCGCGCTCCGGCGCTGATCAAGGTCGAGTCCGTGGTGCAGGCCGAGCCGCTCGGGCTGGGCCACGCGATCAGCTGTGTGGAGCCCACCCTGGCGCCCGACGAGGACGCGGTCATGGTGTTGCTGCCCGACGACCTGGTGTTGCCCACCGGCGTACTGGAGACGATGGCGCAGGTCCGCGCCGAGCACGGCGGCACGGTGTTGTGCGCTATCGAGGTAACGCCCGAAGAGATCAGCGCCTACGGCGTCTTCGACGTCGAAGCGATTCCCGGCGGCGGCAACCAGGACGTACTGCGCGTCAAGGGCATGGTCGAGAAGCCCAGGTCGCAGGATGCTCCGTCGCTGTTCGCGGCCGCCGGACGCTATGTGCTGGACCGCGCGATATTCGACGCGCTGCGCCGCATCGACCGCGGCGCCGGCGGCGAAGTACAGCTGACGGACGCGATCGCCTTGCTGATATCTGAGGGGCATCCGGTCCACGTCGTCGTGCATCGCGGATCCCGACACGACTTGGGAAATCCCGGCGGCTACCTCAAGGCTGCGGTTGACTTTGCATTGGATCGTGACGACTACGGCCCGGAACTGCGGCGGTGGTTGGTGGCGCGATTGGGCCTGACCGAACAGTAA